From Aquabacter sp. L1I39, the proteins below share one genomic window:
- a CDS encoding glycosyltransferase family 2 protein translates to MSLSSAALMAGFTRAHVLAEPLQLPPSREAAAHVPFLFWLAGQLLPRHSVDLTSPSTGCGVAVGQALTVLSEPGSVLLASPVAVDLPLPIAGRLQVLREPLEQTAETPAPGGVDLLILDSASDASAFELFEAWRSRLSDRAAVVLVGTRLATAEGEVARLFLTLSASLPSFELPDGGGLGLVQMGAHMPRELASLLSMPGAPADEDLVQQVRTFCGRISAPWWEAARGQSPGRDAGAPDALSDRLEALAEELERERRAGAAVARELEDAVAATSERQAQHISELIERLTNADRDLSGALEKLRAAAPQAARAELLEQDLATERLRAAAQAREHAAAIAELERQHAAYSGALADHAAATRADLSVERLRAQRLSEQLSGAERRLNRLREDIAEQARRLEAVALDVEMERARRRALATFIAGRYVSARRGLRGLIGRLLRRFGPGDLAYRCRALSDSGLFDRDFYVREYPDAGGRRVEPVVDFLIRGGFEGCRPNPVFDSAFYLNSYPDVRSAGVNPLWHYALYGEAEGRLPSQLFDPKAYRAAHPELPPDQSALAHYLASHFPAASCETSRRTLGARLRRALRFPGRGLGHRTRLLRPVAPAPVGGRADARFIAFRPSPDRPGGDQLTAVEAGTYEWVAQGPGYTYLAPRRPSDLDEQIAALRSAPVFSILVPLYNTPPALLKAMIRSVQTQWYPHWELILVDDLSPDPQVRATLSQIQDPRVTVHFADRNQGISGATNQALAMAQGDYVVFLDHDDELTEDCLYELALCIDREGADFIYSDEDKISTDGRLVDPFFKPDWSPDMLMSLMYTCHVSCVRRTLAVEVGGLRAEFDGSQDWDFVLRVTERTSRIAHVPKVLYHWRMIPGSAAHTFDAKPQALDAAVRLRLEALKRRGLEGECEAVEGLPAYQRMRYHVAGNPKVSIIIPSKNNGDTLRNCVTSIQERSTYRNVELVIVDNGSSLPDTLSYLEGLANGGSQVIRHDKPFNFSELCNVGARAATGDFLLFLNDDTEVLSADWLERMLGYAHLRHVGAVGAKLLYPQSLRVQHAGVICIADGPSHAFLGAQESDPCYYARNMLESNWLAVTGACLLVERSKFDQVSGFDESFPVAYNDVDLCYRLVEAGYFNVVCPAAQLLHYESMSRGLDHQSSEKMARLRADKRRLDARHPRFFMNDPFFSPNLHPNDVMFSIPG, encoded by the coding sequence ATGAGCTTGTCCTCTGCGGCTCTGATGGCGGGATTCACCCGCGCGCACGTGCTCGCCGAGCCCTTGCAACTGCCGCCTTCGCGGGAGGCGGCGGCCCATGTCCCGTTCCTGTTCTGGCTCGCGGGCCAGCTTCTGCCCCGGCACAGTGTGGATCTCACCTCGCCCTCCACAGGTTGCGGTGTTGCGGTGGGGCAGGCCCTGACGGTGCTCAGTGAGCCGGGCTCCGTTCTATTGGCCTCGCCTGTCGCTGTGGACCTGCCCCTGCCCATCGCAGGCCGACTGCAGGTCCTGCGTGAGCCACTTGAGCAGACTGCTGAAACACCCGCGCCGGGGGGGGTCGATCTCCTGATTCTCGACAGTGCCTCAGACGCATCGGCGTTCGAACTGTTCGAGGCGTGGCGATCGCGGCTGTCCGACCGGGCCGCGGTGGTTCTGGTGGGGACCCGTCTCGCCACAGCCGAGGGCGAAGTCGCGCGCCTCTTTCTCACCTTGAGCGCCAGTCTGCCCTCTTTTGAACTGCCAGATGGCGGAGGCCTCGGGCTCGTCCAAATGGGCGCGCACATGCCGCGGGAGCTGGCGAGCCTCCTTTCGATGCCTGGCGCACCGGCCGATGAGGATCTGGTCCAGCAGGTGCGTACTTTCTGTGGTCGCATCAGTGCACCGTGGTGGGAGGCGGCCCGCGGGCAGTCGCCTGGGCGCGATGCCGGCGCACCGGACGCCTTGTCGGATCGCCTCGAGGCGCTGGCTGAAGAGCTGGAACGGGAGCGTCGCGCCGGTGCTGCTGTGGCGCGTGAACTGGAGGATGCGGTCGCCGCGACCTCCGAACGCCAGGCGCAGCATATCAGCGAACTGATCGAGCGCCTGACGAACGCGGACCGTGATCTCAGCGGAGCGCTCGAAAAGCTGCGGGCCGCGGCGCCGCAGGCCGCGCGTGCCGAGCTTCTGGAGCAGGATCTGGCGACCGAACGGCTGCGGGCCGCGGCGCAGGCGCGGGAACATGCGGCCGCGATCGCCGAGCTGGAACGGCAGCATGCGGCCTATTCCGGGGCCCTGGCGGACCATGCCGCCGCCACCCGGGCGGATCTTTCAGTGGAACGGCTGCGCGCGCAGCGCCTTTCCGAACAGCTTTCCGGAGCCGAGCGACGGTTGAACCGCTTGCGCGAGGATATTGCGGAGCAGGCCCGCCGTCTCGAGGCGGTCGCCCTTGATGTGGAGATGGAGCGGGCCCGCCGGCGCGCGCTGGCGACTTTCATCGCCGGCCGTTACGTCTCGGCGCGCCGGGGCCTGCGCGGCTTGATCGGCCGCCTGCTGCGTCGCTTCGGGCCGGGGGATCTGGCCTATCGCTGCCGCGCCCTCAGCGATTCCGGCCTCTTCGACCGCGACTTCTACGTGCGGGAATATCCCGATGCGGGAGGACGCCGGGTCGAGCCAGTGGTGGACTTCCTGATCCGTGGAGGCTTCGAGGGGTGCCGGCCCAATCCCGTCTTCGACAGCGCGTTCTATCTGAATTCCTATCCGGATGTGCGCAGCGCCGGCGTGAATCCGCTTTGGCACTACGCTCTTTACGGTGAGGCCGAGGGCCGACTCCCCAGCCAGTTGTTCGATCCGAAGGCGTATCGGGCGGCCCATCCGGAGCTTCCGCCCGATCAGTCGGCCCTTGCTCACTATCTGGCGTCGCACTTCCCTGCCGCCTCCTGTGAGACGTCACGCCGCACGCTCGGCGCCCGGCTGCGTCGCGCCTTGCGCTTTCCCGGACGAGGGCTCGGCCATCGGACAAGGCTTCTGCGGCCGGTGGCCCCGGCCCCCGTCGGCGGGAGAGCCGATGCCCGTTTCATTGCCTTCCGCCCCTCGCCTGATCGGCCCGGCGGCGATCAACTGACGGCGGTTGAGGCCGGCACATATGAATGGGTCGCCCAGGGCCCAGGCTACACTTATCTGGCGCCCCGCCGGCCGTCCGATCTTGATGAGCAGATCGCGGCACTTCGCTCGGCGCCGGTCTTCTCGATTCTCGTGCCCCTCTACAACACGCCGCCCGCTTTGCTGAAGGCGATGATCCGCTCGGTCCAGACCCAGTGGTACCCCCACTGGGAACTGATCCTGGTGGACGACCTAAGCCCCGATCCACAGGTGCGTGCGACGCTCAGTCAAATTCAGGACCCGCGCGTCACGGTGCACTTCGCAGACAGGAACCAGGGCATTTCCGGCGCCACCAATCAGGCCCTCGCCATGGCGCAGGGGGATTATGTGGTGTTCCTGGATCATGATGACGAGCTCACGGAGGACTGCCTCTACGAACTGGCTCTCTGCATCGACCGTGAGGGCGCCGACTTCATCTATTCCGACGAGGACAAGATCTCGACTGACGGACGGCTGGTGGATCCGTTCTTCAAGCCGGACTGGTCTCCGGACATGCTGATGAGCCTGATGTACACCTGCCACGTCTCCTGCGTGCGGCGCACCTTGGCGGTGGAGGTGGGCGGACTGCGGGCGGAGTTTGACGGCTCGCAGGACTGGGACTTCGTCTTGCGCGTGACGGAGCGGACCAGCCGCATCGCCCACGTCCCGAAGGTTCTCTATCACTGGCGGATGATTCCCGGTTCTGCCGCCCACACGTTCGATGCCAAGCCCCAAGCGCTGGATGCGGCGGTTCGCCTGCGGCTGGAGGCCTTGAAACGGCGGGGCCTGGAAGGGGAATGCGAGGCGGTGGAGGGGCTGCCGGCCTACCAGCGCATGCGCTACCATGTGGCTGGAAACCCCAAGGTTTCCATCATCATCCCTTCCAAGAACAATGGCGACACGCTGCGCAATTGCGTCACGTCCATCCAGGAGCGCAGCACTTACCGGAATGTGGAGCTGGTCATCGTCGACAACGGCTCGTCGTTGCCCGACACCCTGTCCTATCTGGAGGGGCTGGCGAACGGCGGGTCGCAGGTGATCCGCCACGATAAGCCGTTCAACTTCTCGGAGCTATGTAATGTGGGGGCACGCGCCGCCACAGGCGATTTCCTCCTGTTTCTCAATGACGATACTGAAGTCCTCTCCGCCGATTGGCTGGAGCGGATGCTCGGCTATGCCCATCTGCGCCACGTGGGTGCTGTGGGGGCAAAGCTGCTCTACCCGCAGAGCTTGCGGGTGCAGCATGCTGGTGTGATCTGCATCGCCGATGGCCCCAGCCACGCCTTCCTCGGCGCCCAGGAGAGCGACCCCTGCTACTATGCCCGCAACATGCTGGAGAGCAATTGGCTGGCGGTCACGGGGGCGTGCCTCCTGGTGGAGCGGAGCAAGTTCGACCAGGTGAGCGGCTTCGACGAGTCGTTTCCGGTCGCCTATAATGATGTGGACCTGTGCTATCGGCTGGTGGAAGCCGGTTATTTCAACGTGGTGTGCCCTGCGGCGCAGCTTCTGCATTACGAATCCATGTCGCGCGGCCTTGATCACCAGAGCAGCGAAAAGATGGCGCGGCTGCGGGCCGACAAGCGCCGGCTCGACGCCCGGCATCCCCGCTTCTTCATGAACGATCCCTTCTTCAGTCCCAATCTCCATCCCAATGATGTCATGTTCTCCATTCCGGGCTGA